The Engystomops pustulosus chromosome 1, aEngPut4.maternal, whole genome shotgun sequence genome has a window encoding:
- the LOC140068845 gene encoding posterior protein-like, with the protein MELVQKFVKKYSSARYQSCADGSLEEQYNELMMQCKSHNEKLDRKVLSKRGKKERLGNEIMMLIKMKELAEVKEVNWYIQRLQCKESIDRISDSVIEISAKTTSEMDNLQVKVDELTLRNHEKGDTSEGRVNYVTKESVSEAMAQLCKQEEQIRSLQVQNQTCHKAADVCIVTPGGWSDEHNLIPADKSPTLTIQDRLHLCQVIGEWDTNESPIIVSNKFEAVVKQYNLCNADAWSLLQAWLPGPLAAQLSCTHMGDDDSGADLRRKELQRIMGGRDIRGENTLRKHRFRTGDDPLIFCNKYLTLFRSVYNCPVMSQDDSDFLYSMANQCNVDYNTKVALRNTTSLENFINILRDWCEENNRDEPSGYLSTEYRARRTRHVRHCYGCGRPGHIKRFCHVNNENHETHYNSLHAEIDAIEPETIEEAMTSFGSSHTETCWMSCVL; encoded by the exons ATGGAACTAGTTCAAaagtttgtgaaaaaatattCCTCTGCTAGATACCAGTCATGCGCAGATGGTTCACTGGAGGAGCAATATAACGAGCTGATGATGCAATGCAAGTCCCATAATGAGAAGTTAGATAGGAAAGTGCTCAGTAAGAGAGGGAAGAAAGAAAGGTTGGGCAATGAAATTATGATGTTAATCAAGATGAAAGAATTGGCTGAGGTAAAGGAAGTAAATTGGTACATACAAAGGCTCCAATGTAAGGAAAGTATAGACAGAATCAGTGACTCTGTGATTGAAATTTCTGCTAAAACAACTAGTGAGATGGATAATCTACAAGTAAAGGTGGATGAGCTGACTTTAAGAAATCATGA AAAGGGAGATACATCAGAAGGACGTGTTAATTACGTCACTAAAGAGTCAGTGTCTGAAGCAATGGCCCAACTGTGtaaacaagaagagcagatccggtCCCTCCAAGTACAAAACCAGACCTGCcataaagcagcagatgtctgcattGTCACACCCGGGGGTTGGAGTGATGAACACAATCTAATACCTGCAGATAAGTCTCCAACACTCACCATCCAGGATAGACTACATCTGTGTCAGGTCATTGGAGAATGGGATACAAATGAATCACCAATAATTGTATCCAATAAATTTGAAGCTGTGGTGAAGCAATACAACTTGTGTAATGCAGATGCATGGTCTCTGCTCCAAGCATGGCTTCCTGGGCCTCTGGCAGCACAATTGTCATGTACACACATGGGAGATGATGATAGTGGTGCAGACTTAAGAAGGAAGGAACTGCAGCGTATCATGGGAGGGAGAGACATAAGAGGTGAGAATACCCTGAGAAAACATAGGTTCAGGACAGGTGATGACCCCCTTATTTTCTGTAACAAGTACCTGACCTTATTTAGGAGTGTTTACAACTGTCCTGTTATGTCTCAGGATGACTCTGATTTCCTCTATTCAATGGCAAATCAGTGTAATGTGGATTACAATACAAAGGTTGCCCTTAGAAATACCACGTCCCTAGAGAACTTTATTAATATACTCAGGGACTGGTGTGAGGAGAACAATAGGGATGAACCATCAGGATATCTGTCTACAGAGTACAGAGCTAGGAGGACGAGACATGTCAGGCATTGCTATGGATGTGGGAGGCCAGGACATATTAAACGTTTCTGTCATGTAAATAATGAAAACCATGAGACACATTATAATTCATTGCATGCAGAAATTGATGCCATTGAGCCTGAGACCATTGAGGAGGCCATGACATCTTTTGGAAGTAGCcacacagagacat GCTGGATGTCTTGTGTCTTATGA